A window of Kineococcus sp. NBC_00420 genomic DNA:
CCCGGTGGCGTAGCGGGTCGCGAGCTCGGCGAGGAACTCCCCGCCGGGGGACGCCGCCGCGACGACCTGTTCCGGGCTCCCGCCCGGGACCCCGTGGCGGCGGGCGAGTTCGAGGAGTCCCGGTTCACCGACGGACTGCTCGAACCCCCCGGTGTCCTGGTTCACCTCGCGGACGAGCGGCGCACCCGGGACGGGAAGGTACCCGAGTTCCCCGGCACTACCGGTGGCCCCGCGGTGCAAACGACCTCCGACGACCACGGCCGCGCCGATGCCGCTGGCGGACCAGAGCAGGACGGAGGTTCCCGTGCCCACGGAGGCGCCCTGGTGCAGCTCGGCCAGGGCCAGCAGGTTGACGTCGTTCTCGAACTCGACCCGGCCCTCGAGGAGTTCCCCGAGTTCCGCGAAGACCCCGTCGCGGTGCCAGCCGGGCAGGTGCCGGGCGTGGCGCAGCGTGCGGGTGGCGTTGTCGTAGGCGCCGGGCAGGGCCACGACGGTGTGCGTGATGTCGGTGGCTCCGACACCCGCGGCGGCCAGCGCCCGTTCCCGGGCCCGGCGGAAGAGGTCCACCGCGTCGTCCCCCGTGCGGGGGAGGTCGGCGTCGCCGACATGGTTCCCGAGGAGGTCGACGACGACGGCCCGGGTGGATTCCGGGGTGACGTCGACCGCGAGCGCGAACCCGGCGGTGGGGTTCAGTTCGTAGAGCTGGGCGACCCGCCCCGGGCCGCCGGTGGCGGTCCCCTCGACGGGCAGGACCAGACCGGCGGCCTCGAGCCTCGTGAGCATCTGTGAGGCGGTCGGTTTGGACAACCCGGTGAGGGTGCCGAGTTCGGTGCGGGACAACCGGCCGTGCTCCAGGAGCAGACGCAGGGCCGCACGGTCGTTGATCGCCCGCAGCAGGCGCGGAGTTCCCGGGAGGTCGTCGTGCGTCGCCATGCCGAGGACCTCCCACCCACGTCGGAGCTTGACCGTGCGAGGACGCTAGCAGGGGTTAGGAAAGTTTCCTACCCTTTCCGTGGATGTTCTTCAGCCCGCCAGCTCGGGGGCGTTGCGGAGCCAGGTCACCACCCGGCGGAGGCTGGCATCGAACTCCGGACCCGGCCGGTTCAGGTGCCCGTGCTCCGTCCCCGGTTCGCACACCGACAGCACCGACGTCCCCTGCGCGGCGAGCCGCCGGACGAACTCGTCGGCCGAACCCCGCAGGCCGTCGACCTCGCTGGTGAGGACGAAGGCGGGCGGGAAACCCGTGAGGTCGGCGGTGCCGGGGACGGCGGCGGCGGGCGCCGTCGCGGGGTCCCCACCGACGAAACCGCGGTACATCGCCTCGACGGTGGGCACCGGCCAGCGCTCGTCCTCCGGGAGTCGCTGCACCGCGGCGTCCGCGACCGGGGAGGCGAGCGGTGGGACGGCGTGCAGGGTGGGGTAGGCCAGGAAGACGGCCGCCGGGACGGGTTCTCCGGCCGCGAGCAGGCGCAGCACCGCGCCGGCGACGAGGTTCCCGCCCGCGCTGGCCCCGCCCAACTGGACGCGGTCACGGGCGACCCCCGCCCCGAGGGCGTGCTCCAGGCCCCACCGCCAGGCGGTGAGGACGTCGTCGGAGGGGACGGGGTAGAACGTGCCGGGGCCCGCGAGCCGGTAGCCGACGGCGACGACGAGCACCCCGGCGCAGGCCAGGGCACGGGCCACGGCGTCGGACTCCGGCATGTCGAGGTCCCCTGCGGCGAACCCGCCGCCGTGGACCCAGACGAGCGCCGCGTCGGGGGTGCCGGCCGGTCGGTAGACGCGCAGGTCGACGTCGCCGTGCGGCCCGGGAACCGCCTGCGGGTGTCCGAGCACGGTGTCCTCGATCGTCACGTGGGTTCCTCCGGGGTGCGCAGCGGTGAGCAGTGGTGGGTGCTGCGCAAGCTACCCGTCTCGCCGGGCCCCGTCAGTTCATCCGGCGATGTACTGTCGAGTGGTGATCGCGACGCACGCGCAGGTCCTGGCCCGCTTCGGCCACGCCCTCTCCGACCCCACCCGGTCCCGGCTGCTGCTCGCGCTGCGCGAGGCGCCCGGGTACCCGGCGGAACTCGCGGAACTCCTCGGGGTCTCGCGCCAGTCGCTGTCCAACCACCTCGCCTGCCTGCGCGGGTGCGGCCTCGTCGTGTCCGTGCCGGAGGGACGTCGCGTGCGGTACGAGATCGCCGACGCCCGGATGACGCACGCGCTGGGCGACCTGCTCGGCGTGGTCCTCGCGGTCAACGACGAGGTCTGCCCCGAACACGCCCACGAGGAGGTCGCGTCGTGAGCCACGGCCACGGCCACGGGGGTCACGGGGCGGCCGAGCAGAACCGTCGGAGGCTGGCGGCCGCGCTCGCCGTCACGGCCACCGTCCTCGTCGCGGAGGCGGTCGGGGCGTTCGTCTCGGGCAGCCTCGCCCTGCTGGCCGACGCGGGGCACATGCTCACCGACGTCGCGGGTCT
This region includes:
- a CDS encoding ArsR/SmtB family transcription factor, with translation MYCRVVIATHAQVLARFGHALSDPTRSRLLLALREAPGYPAELAELLGVSRQSLSNHLACLRGCGLVVSVPEGRRVRYEIADARMTHALGDLLGVVLAVNDEVCPEHAHEEVAS
- a CDS encoding ROK family transcriptional regulator; its protein translation is MATHDDLPGTPRLLRAINDRAALRLLLEHGRLSRTELGTLTGLSKPTASQMLTRLEAAGLVLPVEGTATGGPGRVAQLYELNPTAGFALAVDVTPESTRAVVVDLLGNHVGDADLPRTGDDAVDLFRRARERALAAAGVGATDITHTVVALPGAYDNATRTLRHARHLPGWHRDGVFAELGELLEGRVEFENDVNLLALAELHQGASVGTGTSVLLWSASGIGAAVVVGGRLHRGATGSAGELGYLPVPGAPLVREVNQDTGGFEQSVGEPGLLELARRHGVPGGSPEQVVAAASPGGEFLAELATRYATGIAAVVAVLDPEVVVFSGPVAEAGDEVLRALVEREIAALAMRPVPVRLGTILHDPVLTGATHVAVTRLRDNVFDSAGAPDARSGERSAGS
- a CDS encoding alpha/beta hydrolase, with the translated sequence MTIEDTVLGHPQAVPGPHGDVDLRVYRPAGTPDAALVWVHGGGFAAGDLDMPESDAVARALACAGVLVVAVGYRLAGPGTFYPVPSDDVLTAWRWGLEHALGAGVARDRVQLGGASAGGNLVAGAVLRLLAAGEPVPAAVFLAYPTLHAVPPLASPVADAAVQRLPEDERWPVPTVEAMYRGFVGGDPATAPAAAVPGTADLTGFPPAFVLTSEVDGLRGSADEFVRRLAAQGTSVLSVCEPGTEHGHLNRPGPEFDASLRRVVTWLRNAPELAG